The following are encoded together in the Triticum dicoccoides isolate Atlit2015 ecotype Zavitan chromosome 6B, WEW_v2.0, whole genome shotgun sequence genome:
- the LOC119321850 gene encoding pre-mRNA-splicing ATP-dependent RNA helicase prp28-like — protein sequence MNPDLSRCARHPSQPPFTGFCSACLLERLSAAALPATPPASSPSPLPPPPPPPPPPRPAQQGEGRTTLLRLFQLHDQQDRPPPPHGPEEQDPEPPQADPPLQRKRSLRQSCEWIVCCEHGHDPASWLPSRQSWDANDSASASTSAAAAAPSTAGTTTAPASASALVLHSTSSKAPLRPWWDRTLRAANPVAGLLSRSLSSQSWREADAAARSRAQGGAAARANGGSHSVSSSAGGVDSEVSPADSLHAHVHSAGRHRGDSLLRRFYWLGRSSSVHCPSPRRSPDTGMLRFHRTPSTTTRSKTQGRRRLNLFAARSHRHQQHQH from the coding sequence ATGAATCCCGACCTGTCCAGGTGCGCCAGGCACCCGTCGCAGCCGCCCTTCACGGGCTTCTGCTCCGCCTGCCTCCTCGAGCGCCTCTCCGCCGCCGCGCTCCCGGCCACGCCCCCGGCCTCCTCCCCGTccccccttcctccccctcctccccctcctcctcctcctcgaccggccCAGCAGGGGGAGGGCCGGACCACGCTGCTCCGCCTCTTCCAGCTCCACGACCAGCAGGACCGGCCCCCGCCGCCCCACGGGCCCGAGGAGCAAGATCCCGAGCCCCCCCAGGCCGACCCGCCGCTGCAGCGCAAGCGCTCCCTCCGCCAGTCCTGCGAGTGGATCGTCTGCTGCGAGCACGGCCACGACCCCGCCTCCTGGCTCCCCTCCCGCCAGTCCTGGGACGCCAACGACTCCGCCTCCGCCtcaacctccgccgccgccgctgcgcccAGCACCGCCGGCACCACCACCGCCCCTGCTTCGGCTTCGGCGCTCGTGCTCCACTCCACCTCAAGCAAGGCCCCGCTCAGGCCGTGGTGGGACCGCACGCTCCGGGCGGCGAACCCGGTGGCGGGCCTCCTCAGCAGATCCCTGTCCTCGCAGTCCTGGCGGGAGGCGGACGCGGCGGCGAGGTCCCGGGcgcagggcggcgccgcggcgcggGCCAACGGGGGCAGCCACTCCGTGTCCTCCTCCGCCGGCGGCGTCGACTCGGAGGTGTCGCCGGCCGACTCGCTGCACGCGCATGTACATAGCGCCGGCCGCCACCGCGGCGACTCCCTGCTCAGGAGGTTCTACTGGCTCGGCCGCAGCAGCAGCGTCCACTGCCCgtcgccccgccggagccccgacACCGGGATGCTGCGCTTCCACCGCACCCCTTCCACCACCACCAGGAGCAAGACCCAGGGCAGGAGGCGCCTCAACCTCTTTGCTGCTCGCAGCCACAGACATCAGCAACACCAACATTAG